Proteins from one Larimichthys crocea isolate SSNF chromosome XX, L_crocea_2.0, whole genome shotgun sequence genomic window:
- the prrt4b gene encoding proline-rich transmembrane protein 4 has translation MLLLLRTLVFCFWCFLLLHGQVVADEEALWGTTPSRENPPENKQSSSWWPKFPPIPSLPFRFPFYSSSDSNDKAATLTTTTQGPTEPIDHLQDHSGSGEESISEASEPPTTLTQGLLTSVTKIGTESLPTGTSDSPHSSITQSHNDTLVSDSYSPTSSSIRNTLFTNSPTSTSTPERNATHTHPPWGTARAAGPSMGAIPQHLPEEVTDKEEANDFTEKISSTIAPETVPTALTWAAARTTTTIAGLVETTFTITPPTSSETMFVRKDSTVSITLHAEEATMMETHPTHSGADLGFSEARSGSVDEQLGVFTTAMGIDHKLVPESITTTTQSQRVNTPIAGGKGDKADEETEEDVAHSADGDGYILADISTPSTKLLTPSLPPSTGIPPETPHIPLYTEDWMSSLTDSDVTFLPDCNKERSGICNVSDTWASTTSSDVKPTQNITATNQTINPFLVPAPLMLVPLYTDWNSAMAAWGLAWEAHVYGAGCAFAMLTLASALNLLCLPLRCPSGCGYFALVSLFLLAAGCTRSFSLLYDAYGHQDRLPSTEASLMLYEAPFPCLTAAFGLVFLLLSMRSRMQLSYSAFQRPCFLACLVFLHFAAAFGPVTLLKFYQQKPPLCLFLSLISRGAFVALATFLSAAYFVFYIYVRADSKHIYHLNNTSPTPAERYNRCPFAESRDWDRAAVTVCLSALFSLACAGLQLFAILNAMGVVGGEEVFHPWPWWAFQFSCRLCELGVCLTLALVVAQPVYCSDHLPAAGSCWTELLSSKSPILPGSYQWSLSQQEKLAIVDTVGLGETESLPLYTLMDERLGSSLNGLDLLYHSNRALAYRDLDLDLDLGGSEKPRDGGGEEPSGGSSFTSDSTTDLRPPSPINLRRSIDEALFSEALFPMSLFSPTRPIRCSDLSLNNHCPLPSNGLCDPLSADPGLYRTSSCTEMASQPQPPSAQNRGDTVVSAPPSPSLSSSSSCSSPERWRDSSSSCSLYRASLGGSSLVLCPSPERQARQFLQQDGMGRVPSAGHADPQRQYHTLGAASQESLDMSSEADRSVQEEFISVCRQIDALSICSETIDL, from the exons atgcttctcctcctccggaCGTTGGTTTTCTGCTTCTGGTGTTTTCTGCTACTTCACGGGCAGGTTGTGGCTGATGAAGAGGCCCTTTGGGGAACAACGCCATCAAGGGAAAACccacctgaaaataaacaaagctcTTCTTGGTGGCCAAAGTTCCCTCCCATTCCCTCGCTACCGTTTCGTTTCCCCTTTTACAGTAGCTCGGACAGTAATGACAAAGCTGCTACGCTGACCACAACCACCCAAGGGCCGACAGAGCCAATTGATCATTTGCAAGACCACTCAGGTTCAGGGGAAGAGAGCATTTCTGAAGCCTCTGAACCACCCACCACCTTGACTCAGGGGCTCCTAACCAGCGTGACAAAGATAGGGACAGAATCACTTCCCACAGGGACATCGGATTCTCCACACAGTAGCATAACGCAGAGCCACAATGATACTCTTGTTTCAGACTCCTACTCTCCCACAAGCAGTTCTATCAGAAACACTCTGTTCACTAACAGTCCCACCAGCACAAGCACTCCTGAACGAAATGCAACACATACCCACCCACCATGGGGCACCGCACGAGCAGCCGGTCCCAGCATGGGCGCTATTCCACAACACCTCCCAGAGGAAGTCACTGATAAAGAGGAGGCTAATGATTTTACAGAAAAGATCTCTTCGACGATAGCACCAGAAACAGTTCCCACCGCTTTGACATGGGCAGCAGCACGAACCACAACAACAATCGCAGGACTGGTGGAGACCACGTTTACCATTACTCCCCCTACATCCTCAGAAACCATGTTTGTGCGAAAAGACTCCACTGTTAGCATTACCCTCCATGCTGAAGAGGCCACAATGATGGAAACACACCCAACTCATAGTGGGGCTGACCTAGGCTTCTCCGAGGCCAGGTCAGGGTCCGTGGATGAACAGCTGGGGGTATTCACCACTGCCATGGGAATCGATCACAAACTAGTGCCGGAATCCATAACAACCACAACTCAGAGCCAAAGGGTTAACACCCCAATAGCAGGAG GGAAAGGCGATAAGGCGGATGAGGAGACTGAGGAAGATGTGGCTCATTCAGCAGACGGGGATGGTTACATTTTGGCAGACATTTCCACACCATCCACTAAGCTGCTAACACCATCCCTACCGCCGAGCACAG GCATTCCCCCAGAAACACCTCATATTCCCCTGTACACTGAAGACTGGATGTCCAGCCTGACGGACAGCGACGTCACCTTCCTTCCAGACTGCAATAAAGAGCGCTCCGGGATCTGCAACGTATCCGACACCTGGGCCTCCACGACCTCCTCGGACGTCAAGCCCACACAAAACATCACTGccacaaaccaaacaatcaaCCCCTTCCTGGTCCCGGCTCCACTCATGTTGGTGCCACTGTACACCGACTGGAACAGTGCCATGGCGGCCTGGGGCCTGGCATGGGAGGCGCATGTTTACGGCGCCGGTTGCGCCTTTGCAATGCTGACACTAGCCTCGGCGCTCAATCTGCTCTGCTTGCCGCTACGTTGCCCATCCGGATGTGGCTATTTTGCCCTGGTCAGCCTGTTTCTACTAGCTGCTGGTTGTACCAGATCTTTCTCGCTCCTGTATGACGCCTACGGCCACCAGGACCGCTTACCCTCCACAGAGGCCTCGTTGATGCTCTACGAAGCACCGTTTCCCTGCTTGACTGCagcttttggtttggttttccttcttctctctatGCGCTCAAGGATGCAGCTTTCCTACTCAGCCTTCCAAAGACCTTGTTTCCTGGCCTGCCTAGTTTTCCTTCATTTCGCTGCAGCATTCGGACCGGTGACCCTACTCAAGTTTTACCAGCAAAAGCCTCCCCTTtgcctgtttctttctctcatctccCGTGGAGCCTTTGTAGCACTGGCCACATTTCTATCTGCTGCCTATTTTGTGTTCTACATCTACGTGCGTGCAGATTCGAAGCACATCTACCACCTAAACAACACGTCCCCAACGCCCGCCGAGCGCTACAACCGTTGCCCCTTTGCGGAGAGCCGAGACTGGGACCGTGCAGCTGTAACCGTTTGTCTTTCAGCATTGTTTTCTTTAGCATGTGCAGGACTGCAGTTATTTGCAATTCTCAATGCTATGGGTGTTGTAGGTGGAGAGGAGGTCTTCCACCCATGGCCTTGGTGGGCTTTCCAGTTTAGTTGCAGACTGTGTGAGCTTGGGGTTTGTCTCACCCTAGCCTTAGTGGTTGCCCAACCAGTCTACTGTTCTGACCATCTCCCAGCTGCAGGGAGCTGCTGGACTGAATTGTTGTCGTCCAAGTCACCTATCCTGCCTGGAAGCTACCAGTGGTCCCTGAGCCAGCAGGAGAAGCTCGCCATTGTCGATACCGTTGGACTTGGAGAGACAGAAAGCCTTCCTCTTTACACTCTAATGGATGAGAGGCTTGGTAGCAGTCTGAACGGTCTGGACCTTCTCTACCACAGCAACCGTGCCCTGGCATACAGAGACCTTGACTTGGATTTGGACTTAGGGGGTTCAGAAAAACCaagggatggaggaggtgaagaaccCTCGGGTGGATCCTCATTTACCAGTGACTCCACCACAGATCTGCGACCACCTTCGCCCATCAACCTGCGTCGTAGCATCGATGAGGCACTCTTCAGTGAGGCCCTCTTTCCCATGAGCCTCTTTAGCCCTACAAGGCCTATCCGCTGCAGTGATCTATCCTTAAACAACCACTGTCCGCTTCCTAGCAACGGCCTCTGCGATCCACTCTCAGCTGACCCTGGCCTTTATCGGACCAGTTCCTGCACGGAGATGGCTTCTCAACCGCAGCCACCCAGCGCCCAAAATCGAGGAGACACTGTTGTAAGTGCTCCCCCGTCTCCTTCGCTGTcgtcctcctccagctgttcATCTCCTGAACGTTGGAGGGACAGCTCTTCCTCCTGTTCCCTCTACCGAGCCTCTCTCGGAGGCTCCTCGCTGGTCCTCTGCCCGAGCCCGGAGAGACAAGCTCGTCAGTTTCTCCAGCAAGATGGCATGGGTCGTGTGCCGTCAGCTGGCCACGCTGACCCACAGAGGCAATATCATACACTGGGCGCAGCCTCACAGGAGAGCCTGGACATGTCATCTGAGGCAGACCGATCCGTGCAGGAGGAGTTCATCAGTGTTTGCAGACAAATTGATGCTTTAAGCATCTGCAGCGAGACCATTGATTTATAA